The Bacteroidota bacterium DNA window TTTCCGAAAGGTGGAATTCGAAACAGGGGCTGACGTTGTTGTGATCAATACCTGTTCAGTAACTGAAAACGCCGACAAGGAATGCAAGACAATTGTCAGACGGGCGCAACAGGCAAATCCTGAAGCTTTCATAGCTATTATCGGTTGTTATGCACAGCTAAAACCTGAAGAGATCTCGGCGATTCCCGGAGTAGATCTTGTTTTAGGAGCAACAGAGAAATTCAATCTACCCGTTTATCTCAATAACCTTAAGAAAAAGGAACTCGCAGAAATTCATTCCTGTGAGATCGGTGATGCAAATACTTTTACATCTGCTTATTCATTCGGTGACAGAACCGGGCTTTTCTTAAAGTACAGGATGGCTGTGATTATTCATGTTCCTACTGTACCATTCCACTTGCCCGTGGAAACAGTCGAAGTGATACTGTATCGAATGTTCTTAAAAATGTAAAAGCTATTGCTGAAAGAGATGTAAAAGAGATCGTACTTACCGGTGTTAATCTGGGGGATTATGGGATCTTCGACACTCATTCTAAAAATCGTGAAACTGATTTTTTCTCATTGGTAAAAGAACTTGACAAAGTTGATGGTATCGAGCGATTCAGAATCTCATCCATTGAACCGAATCTGCTGACTGATGAAATTATTACTTTCGTTTCTACGTCGGAAAAATTTGTTCCTCACTTTCATATTCCATTACAATCAGGTTCTGATAAGATCTTAGGATTGATGCGACGTCGTTACAAACGGAATCTGTATGTGGAACGCATTAACAAAATAAAATCTGTTATGCCCGATGCCTGCATAGGTGTTGATGTTATCGTCGGATTTCCCGGAGAGACTGAATCAGATTTTATGGACACCTATAAATTCCTGACAGATCTGGACATCTCCTATCTTCACGTATTTACTTATTCAGAAAGAGAAAATACGGATGCTGCATTATTGAAGGATGTCGTTCCCATGCACGAAAGAAAACGCAGAAATAAAATGTTGCGGATCCTTTCAGAAAAAAAGAAAAATCATTTTTATTCTCAGTTTATTGACCGGGAATTTCCTGTGTTAATTGAAGAAGAAAACAAAGATGGATTTATTTCCGGATTCACATCCAATTATATCCGGATTGCAATTCCTTATGATCCGGCTTTGGTCAATACTCTTGTAAAAGTTAAATTGGTTTCATTTGACGGTGGTTCAAGTGTAAACTCTGAGTTTATAGAAGCATTAAACACACGAATACCTGAATACGCCAAATAATTTTGAAATCAAATTCGATATACTTACTTATCATTCAATCTAACATAAACTAAATGTACGCAGGATTCACTGATCTATTGAATGATCTTTTCGGAACACATTTCACCTACTCATTTCCACCGATGTTTGGATTGCTTGTAGCCACTTCATTTTTACTGGCTGCATGGACGATGGCTATGGAATTGAAAAGGAAAGAATCGCTGGGTCTACTCCATCCTGTTACCAGAACGATGACAGTAGGAAAACCTGCAGGAATGGATGAGTATTTCTGGAATGCTGTCTTTGGTTTTATTCTTGGCTCGAAGATCTTTTATGCAATCTTTAACAGCGAGGAATTCTTTACTGATCCACAAGCTGCATTATTATCTCTTAAAGGAAGTTTAGCCGGAGGAATCATCTGGGCTGCTGTTGCCATTGGATGGAAATACTACGAAAGCAAAAAACAACTTTTAAAAGAGCCCAAAGAAGTTGAGCTAAAAGTTTATCCGCATCAGATGGTTGCTGAGATCACTATGGCTGCTGCAGTCGGTGGTTTACTTGGTGCAAAAGTTTTTCATTTACTTGAATACTGGAATGACTTCATGGCCGATCCGGCGGGAATGTTTTTCAGCGGCAGTGGACTTACAATGTATGGCGGCTTGATCGTTGGCGGCGCTACCGTTTTATGGTATGGTAAAAAGAATAATATAGCTCCACTACATCTGTGCGATGCTACAGCACCCGGATTAATGCTTGCATATGGAACAGGTCGATTAGGTTGCCAGCTTGCAGGTGATGGCGACTGGGGAATCGTAAATACTTCGCCTAAACCTTCTTTACTTTCATGGATCCCTGACTGGATGTGGTCATACACCTATCCCAATAATGTTGTCGGTGAAGGTATTCCTATTGAAGGTTGTGTTGGAAATCATTGCAATGAATTAGCTCAGGGTGTTTACCCGACTCCGCTTTATGAAAGTATAATGTGTATTTCGCTCTTCTTTTTGTTGTGGGCAATGCGTAAAAAGATCAGTACTCCCGGACGATTATTCTCCTGGTATTTGGTGTTCAATGGAATTGAAAGATTTTTAATTGAACATATCCGTGTAAACTCTCAATATCATATCGGAAACCTTGGCTTTACTCAGGCCCAGTTGATCTCTTTGTTATTAGCATTAGTAGGTGTTCTGGGATTGTTTTATTTCAGGGATAAAAAACAACTTGCCTGAATGGAAATACAGGAACTGCAAAAACTTTGTATCGATGTAACTCTTCTGACTAAAGAAGTCGGCCA harbors:
- a CDS encoding prolipoprotein diacylglyceryl transferase; amino-acid sequence: MYAGFTDLLNDLFGTHFTYSFPPMFGLLVATSFLLAAWTMAMELKRKESLGLLHPVTRTMTVGKPAGMDEYFWNAVFGFILGSKIFYAIFNSEEFFTDPQAALLSLKGSLAGGIIWAAVAIGWKYYESKKQLLKEPKEVELKVYPHQMVAEITMAAAVGGLLGAKVFHLLEYWNDFMADPAGMFFSGSGLTMYGGLIVGGATVLWYGKKNNIAPLHLCDATAPGLMLAYGTGRLGCQLAGDGDWGIVNTSPKPSLLSWIPDWMWSYTYPNNVVGEGIPIEGCVGNHCNELAQGVYPTPLYESIMCISLFFLLWAMRKKISTPGRLFSWYLVFNGIERFLIEHIRVNSQYHIGNLGFTQAQLISLLLALVGVLGLFYFRDKKQLA